In a genomic window of Candidatus Chazhemtobacterium aquaticus:
- a CDS encoding M20 family metallopeptidase, with protein MNAVDLTKKLISIPSYVDSSTNEREIAEYVYQYLSKISWLTTVKQNVENNRFNVIAYSSMSPKLLLVGHLDTVQPSANWQTSPTQPIQKNNTIIGLGSSDMKSGLAAILSSLPKKKPATELMILFYVDEEYDFAGMQRFTQEYQNKIQPQLIVSADGDDCAFGYACRGLIEFSAIIKGKSGHAANPDSGINAITNTTTAIKQLTRKIKTYSSPELGASTLNLAYLSGGQNQGFNQQGQLELGRQGNIIPDIAEIIIDIRPANQSLTAKQVVKLLRSELEKNGLKLIQTKIRHDLGAWITKKQDLLKVTRLVNNPKFINPNNRGYVDLQMLWQTFNQIACTTYGPGDPACPHQPNEYVPIKNINQASKFYKLLISSPDTI; from the coding sequence ATGAATGCAGTTGACCTAACTAAAAAACTAATTTCCATTCCCTCTTACGTCGACAGCTCGACCAACGAACGGGAAATTGCCGAATATGTCTACCAATACTTATCCAAGATCTCCTGGTTAACCACTGTTAAACAAAATGTAGAAAATAACCGATTCAACGTTATCGCCTACTCATCTATGTCTCCAAAACTACTACTTGTCGGCCACCTAGACACTGTCCAACCATCAGCCAACTGGCAGACATCACCAACTCAACCAATCCAAAAAAACAATACCATTATTGGCCTTGGCTCTAGTGACATGAAATCAGGCCTTGCCGCCATATTAAGTAGTCTGCCAAAGAAAAAACCAGCTACCGAACTAATGATTCTATTCTATGTTGACGAAGAATATGATTTTGCCGGCATGCAGCGGTTCACCCAAGAGTACCAAAACAAAATACAACCCCAGTTAATCGTCTCGGCTGATGGTGATGATTGTGCTTTTGGTTACGCCTGCCGAGGCCTCATCGAGTTTTCCGCCATCATTAAAGGTAAATCTGGTCATGCAGCCAACCCCGACTCAGGTATCAACGCTATCACTAACACCACTACAGCTATAAAACAACTAACCAGAAAAATTAAAACCTACTCATCGCCAGAATTAGGTGCATCTACACTTAATCTAGCCTACCTATCTGGTGGACAAAATCAAGGATTTAACCAACAAGGCCAACTTGAACTTGGTCGTCAAGGCAACATCATTCCTGACATTGCCGAAATCATTATCGATATCCGGCCAGCCAATCAATCACTCACCGCCAAACAGGTTGTCAAACTTCTACGATCAGAGCTTGAAAAAAATGGGCTTAAGCTTATCCAAACCAAGATTCGCCATGATTTAGGTGCATGGATAACCAAGAAACAGGATCTCTTAAAAGTTACCCGGTTGGTAAATAATCCCAAATTCATCAACCCCAACAATCGAGGTTACGTAGATCTGCAAATGCTCTGGCAAACGTTTAACCAAATTGCTTGTACCACCTATGGACCTGGTGATCCTGCTTGCCCTCACCAGCCTAATGAATATGTTCCAATTAAAAATATTAACCAAGCCTCAAAATTTTATAAATTACTTATCAGTTCTCCTGATACAATCTAA
- a CDS encoding S41 family peptidase has protein sequence MEKPSKETSSNLMRVRALLVALLLLAFGGIGGYQLGVRAGESRAYEGGSVLEAVIGKAGDKSQVDFDLFWEVWERLEQGYLESEKIDAQEMVYGSIKGMTAALDDPYTVFLPPEENTQTKEDLAGEFAGVGIQLGYVEKTLAVMAPLPDQPAQKAGVKAGDLILHIKDEEQGIDIDTDGMSLPEAVQTIRGEKGKPITLTLYTEGDVDSREVTLIRDTIVVPSVELAFVNDQGRVDENGRFAHLRVVRFGDKTLEEWEEAVREISAKPNLGGVVVDVRDNPGGYLQGAIDLASEFISSGVVVQQQGKFRTEKYSVSRRGKLIGEPLVVLVNRGSASASEILAGALRDQLKVKLVGEHTFGKGTVQEAQELPGGAGLHVTVAKWLLPSGYNIHLDGIEPDVVVESVFQPEGEEEVDEQLIKAVEVLKG, from the coding sequence ATGGAAAAACCTTCTAAAGAAACATCATCTAACCTTATGAGAGTGAGAGCTTTGTTGGTGGCTTTGTTGTTGCTAGCATTTGGAGGTATTGGAGGATATCAGTTGGGGGTAAGAGCAGGGGAGTCGAGGGCATACGAAGGAGGGTCGGTACTTGAGGCGGTGATAGGTAAGGCTGGTGATAAAAGCCAGGTAGACTTTGATTTGTTCTGGGAGGTGTGGGAGCGGCTTGAGCAAGGCTATTTGGAGAGCGAAAAAATAGATGCTCAGGAGATGGTTTATGGATCAATTAAGGGAATGACGGCAGCCTTGGATGATCCTTATACTGTGTTTTTGCCACCAGAAGAGAATACTCAGACAAAGGAAGATTTGGCTGGTGAGTTTGCAGGGGTGGGAATTCAACTTGGATATGTTGAAAAAACTTTAGCTGTAATGGCGCCTTTACCTGATCAACCAGCACAGAAAGCTGGAGTAAAGGCGGGTGATTTGATACTGCATATTAAGGATGAGGAGCAGGGAATTGATATAGATACAGATGGGATGAGTTTGCCTGAGGCGGTGCAGACGATACGGGGAGAAAAGGGTAAACCGATAACTTTGACACTGTATACAGAGGGAGATGTGGATAGTCGAGAAGTAACATTAATTAGAGACACAATTGTGGTGCCTTCTGTTGAGTTGGCTTTCGTGAATGATCAGGGTAGGGTAGATGAGAATGGTAGATTTGCCCATCTGCGAGTGGTTAGATTTGGAGATAAGACGTTGGAGGAATGGGAAGAGGCAGTAAGAGAGATATCGGCTAAGCCAAATCTGGGCGGTGTAGTTGTTGATGTGAGAGATAATCCCGGGGGATACTTACAAGGAGCGATTGATTTGGCCAGTGAGTTTATATCATCTGGGGTGGTGGTCCAACAACAGGGTAAGTTTAGAACAGAGAAATATAGTGTGAGTCGAAGAGGCAAGCTGATTGGTGAGCCGTTGGTGGTGTTGGTTAACAGAGGTTCAGCGTCAGCCAGTGAGATTTTGGCGGGAGCTTTAAGAGACCAGTTGAAGGTAAAACTAGTTGGTGAACACACTTTTGGTAAGGGTACAGTGCAAGAGGCTCAGGAGTTACCTGGCGGAGCTGGTTTGCACGTAACTGTAGCTAAATGGTTACTGCCAAGTGGATATAATATTCATTTGGATGGAATTGAGCCTGATGTAGTGGTTGAGAGTGTGTTCCAACCCGAAGGTGAGGAGGAGGTAGATGAGCAGCTTATTAAAGCGGTTGAGGTGCTTAAGGGTTGA
- the rpmE gene encoding 50S ribosomal protein L31, with product MQTSIHPKYHNDTKVTCACGNSFTTGSTLPEIKVEICSACHPFFTGEMRFVDVQGRVEKFQAKQKAATSYTKKNKKRSTPTTSQPTKTLKEMLSGN from the coding sequence ATGCAAACATCAATTCACCCAAAATACCATAACGACACCAAAGTAACCTGCGCTTGTGGTAACAGCTTCACCACTGGCTCAACTCTTCCGGAAATTAAAGTCGAGATCTGCTCAGCTTGCCACCCCTTCTTCACTGGTGAAATGAGATTTGTTGACGTTCAAGGTCGGGTCGAAAAATTCCAAGCCAAACAAAAAGCCGCTACCAGCTACACCAAGAAAAACAAGAAACGTTCAACTCCTACCACCTCTCAACCGACCAAGACTCTCAAGGAAATGCTTTCCGGCAACTAA
- a CDS encoding carboxypeptidase-like regulatory domain-containing protein: MSNCSTVASQPKIEGAGVTLTAQVNHSSSYTTTTNVNGAYTRGNLPVPDSYNLTYTVDENLWVTSPPKLLCDGSLSGISLSSQGQVVTRRVGLYRIFGGWFQTQGGDMSSEQGIAVTIPSTCILAENQASCGSVDIGGTIYTPLVRNSSTGDSALPFAPSLSIYETPNAIASGNRRSALSSYQGRVFDYGYYYAQTGILPRESWNGSGKPTASEEGTIYLSSGDIVIDSDWNMGGGGVDEKLFIIHDGNVTITSNINVEPGSYLGIVASGSISFASNVTQVEGVYMADALNIASTGDENTEQQFVGEGTFVGWSSVSLNRDRGTTNNTAPSELFIFRPDFVIEAFDGVRLPITRWQEVEG; the protein is encoded by the coding sequence GTGAGTAACTGTTCAACTGTTGCCTCTCAACCAAAGATTGAAGGGGCTGGGGTTACCTTGACTGCTCAGGTAAATCACTCAAGCTCATACACCACTACCACTAACGTTAACGGTGCATACACAAGAGGTAATTTGCCAGTACCCGACAGCTACAACCTGACATATACAGTGGATGAGAATCTGTGGGTAACTAGCCCTCCTAAGTTGCTTTGTGATGGGTCTTTAAGTGGAATATCTTTAAGCTCTCAGGGACAGGTGGTAACCAGAAGAGTGGGATTGTATCGAATCTTTGGCGGATGGTTCCAAACTCAGGGAGGAGATATGTCCAGCGAACAAGGAATTGCTGTGACGATCCCATCGACCTGTATATTAGCTGAGAATCAAGCGTCTTGTGGAAGTGTTGATATTGGAGGAACGATATATACACCTTTGGTTAGAAACTCAAGCACTGGAGACTCGGCATTACCATTTGCACCGTCATTAAGTATTTACGAGACACCTAATGCCATTGCTAGTGGAAACAGGAGAAGCGCTTTGTCTTCCTATCAGGGTAGAGTCTTTGATTATGGTTACTATTATGCTCAAACAGGGATACTACCTCGAGAGTCCTGGAATGGATCGGGTAAACCAACAGCCAGTGAGGAAGGAACCATATATTTAAGTAGTGGCGATATTGTTATTGATTCTGATTGGAATATGGGGGGTGGTGGAGTAGATGAGAAGCTATTTATCATCCATGACGGTAATGTAACCATTACCAGTAATATTAATGTAGAGCCAGGATCTTATTTAGGCATTGTTGCTTCAGGATCAATTTCCTTTGCTAGTAATGTAACTCAAGTGGAAGGGGTGTATATGGCAGATGCCCTAAACATTGCTTCGACTGGTGATGAGAATACAGAGCAACAGTTTGTGGGTGAGGGTACTTTTGTGGGGTGGAGCAGTGTCTCGCTTAACAGAGACAGGGGAACAACTAACAATACAGCTCCAAGTGAGTTATTTATCTTCCGGCCTGACTTTGTAATTGAGGCTTTTGATGGAGTAAGATTGCCAATAACGAGGTGGCAGGAGGTAGAAGGATAG
- a CDS encoding TrmH family RNA methyltransferase codes for MSIRNRIRKTKHLRNRHLICVLENPNDIKNVATVIRNLSAFGVEKLYIISDKKGVPYNLESSRKNKYLTRLSVGANKWIFIKRFTTTDECALHLKKNLYTNAITSPHQKDANNINLYEGTFTQKRLAVWFGNESHGISKKAIKHADMCIQVPMRGVVESLNLATSTGIILSFISYQRLKFIFTHSQNRFKPQGFAKLITRSWHNFLNWPHDNIA; via the coding sequence ATGAGCATTCGAAACAGAATCAGAAAAACCAAACATCTACGCAACCGCCATCTTATCTGCGTCCTCGAGAACCCAAACGACATCAAAAATGTCGCTACTGTAATCAGAAACCTTTCAGCTTTCGGCGTAGAAAAACTATATATCATCAGTGACAAAAAAGGGGTACCCTACAACCTAGAATCATCAAGGAAAAATAAATATCTTACTAGACTCAGCGTTGGTGCAAACAAATGGATATTCATCAAGCGTTTCACCACCACTGACGAATGTGCTCTTCACCTAAAAAAGAATCTATACACCAACGCTATCACCTCACCTCATCAAAAAGATGCCAATAACATCAATCTCTATGAGGGCACATTTACTCAAAAAAGGCTGGCAGTTTGGTTCGGTAACGAATCACACGGGATCTCAAAAAAGGCGATCAAGCATGCAGATATGTGTATTCAAGTTCCCATGAGAGGCGTAGTCGAAAGCCTAAACCTGGCTACTAGTACAGGGATTATCTTAAGCTTTATCAGCTATCAGCGACTAAAATTTATCTTCACACATAGCCAAAACCGCTTCAAACCTCAAGGTTTCGCCAAACTAATTACTCGTTCCTGGCACAATTTTTTAAATTGGCCCCACGATAACATTGCCTAA
- a CDS encoding type II toxin-antitoxin system HicA family toxin — protein sequence MPSITPIHWKKFEKFLIYVGCEFKRQKGDHRVYWRSGLIRPIILPTYKSLPVFIIRNNLRTLGIDHNDYLEILKTI from the coding sequence ATGCCTAGTATCACCCCCATTCACTGGAAAAAGTTTGAAAAATTTTTAATTTACGTGGGCTGCGAATTCAAAAGGCAAAAGGGAGATCACCGTGTATACTGGAGATCAGGCCTAATAAGACCAATCATTCTCCCAACATACAAAAGTTTACCTGTATTCATCATCAGAAACAATCTCAGAACACTCGGCATTGACCATAATGATTACCTAGAAATACTAAAAACCATCTAG
- the hisS gene encoding histidine--tRNA ligase, with translation MTNNNLKATTLKGFRDFPPSQALQRQWLEKKIRRIFELWGYDPIETPTLESLGLFSGQIGEDEKLFFSFEDQGGRQVALRYDQTVPTCRFVGQNRQQLAFPFKRYQIQPAFRAEKPQKGRYREFLQCDADIFGLDSPLADAELIALSLDIFRRLGFPKAKVLINDRQLLKDIPYPAIAAIDKLNKIGPSGVIKEMIGKGINENDAKQYLQTIQNLKPNQTINTILDYLKQLGFPSDWYQFDPTIARSFSYSTGPIWEVVIPGFDGGSVLGGERFDKLVLDISGQEVPATGFGLGFDRTLEAAIQLGIAPQFSTLSSVLISPLDSNSLSYSLAVSQQLRDAGINTELYPDPNTKIQKQLKYANKKGIPFVAIIGDQELKDKTVTLKDMTKGAQETLLVSELVSKLSS, from the coding sequence ATGACCAACAACAATCTCAAAGCCACTACTCTTAAAGGTTTCCGTGACTTTCCACCCAGCCAAGCTCTCCAAAGACAATGGCTAGAAAAGAAGATCCGCCGCATCTTTGAACTCTGGGGATATGATCCTATCGAAACTCCTACCCTTGAATCCCTAGGTCTATTCTCAGGTCAAATTGGTGAGGATGAAAAACTTTTCTTTTCCTTCGAGGATCAGGGAGGCCGACAAGTCGCCCTTCGCTACGACCAAACCGTTCCCACCTGCCGCTTTGTTGGCCAAAACCGTCAACAACTAGCCTTCCCTTTCAAACGTTATCAAATCCAACCCGCCTTTAGAGCCGAAAAGCCACAGAAAGGCCGCTATCGCGAATTTCTCCAATGCGATGCCGATATCTTTGGTCTTGACTCCCCTCTTGCCGATGCAGAGCTTATTGCCTTAAGTCTTGATATCTTCAGACGCCTTGGTTTCCCTAAGGCCAAAGTTCTTATCAACGACCGTCAACTCCTTAAGGATATCCCCTACCCCGCTATCGCCGCTATCGACAAATTGAACAAAATTGGACCATCCGGTGTTATCAAAGAAATGATTGGCAAAGGTATTAACGAAAACGACGCCAAGCAGTATCTACAAACCATTCAAAATCTTAAGCCTAATCAAACCATTAACACCATTCTCGATTATCTAAAACAGCTTGGATTCCCCAGCGACTGGTATCAATTCGACCCAACCATTGCTCGATCCTTCTCCTACTCCACAGGCCCAATCTGGGAAGTAGTTATTCCAGGATTTGATGGAGGCTCAGTTCTAGGCGGTGAGCGTTTTGACAAATTAGTGCTAGATATTTCAGGGCAAGAAGTACCTGCCACCGGATTTGGTCTTGGTTTTGATCGCACTCTGGAAGCCGCCATTCAACTTGGCATAGCTCCTCAGTTTTCAACGCTATCCTCTGTTCTCATATCCCCTCTAGACTCTAATAGCTTGAGTTACTCACTTGCTGTCTCTCAACAACTAAGAGATGCTGGCATCAACACAGAACTCTATCCAGACCCCAACACCAAAATACAAAAACAACTTAAATATGCCAACAAAAAAGGCATCCCCTTCGTTGCCATCATCGGCGACCAGGAGCTTAAAGACAAGACAGTCACTCTTAAAGATATGACCAAAGGTGCTCAAGAAACTCTATTAGTGTCTGAATTGGTGTCAAAGCTTTCTTCATAA
- a CDS encoding MBL fold metallo-hydrolase, with translation MDIKYLGHSSFKIRGKSGSVVTDPFDSKMVGVDFPRVSAEIVTVSHNHEDHNQVSKVSGTSNRSEPFVIDRVGEYEASGIGVIGVKSWHDDEEGSKRGENIIYVIQIEGVIVAHLGDLGHVLSDKQVSTIGPVDVLLLPVGGTYTLGPGDAVKVIEQLSPSIVVPMHYRVKSSTESFKDLVTVDEFLEKADYGGVRREEKLSLSKTSLPEETEIVVLEV, from the coding sequence ATGGATATTAAGTATTTGGGCCACTCCAGTTTTAAGATCAGAGGCAAGTCAGGGAGTGTGGTAACTGATCCTTTTGATAGCAAGATGGTAGGGGTGGATTTCCCGAGAGTATCGGCAGAGATTGTGACGGTGTCTCATAATCATGAGGATCATAATCAGGTAAGTAAGGTTAGTGGAACATCTAATAGGAGTGAACCATTTGTGATTGATAGAGTGGGTGAGTATGAGGCAAGCGGGATCGGAGTGATCGGGGTAAAAAGTTGGCATGATGATGAGGAAGGATCAAAAAGAGGTGAGAACATTATTTATGTAATACAAATAGAGGGAGTGATTGTGGCTCATTTGGGTGATTTGGGCCATGTGTTGAGTGATAAGCAGGTGTCAACGATTGGTCCGGTTGATGTATTGTTGTTGCCGGTGGGAGGTACGTACACGCTGGGACCTGGTGATGCTGTTAAAGTGATTGAACAGCTGTCACCATCAATTGTGGTGCCGATGCATTATAGAGTGAAGAGCTCGACTGAGTCCTTTAAAGACTTGGTAACGGTGGATGAGTTTTTAGAGAAGGCAGATTATGGTGGTGTAAGGAGAGAGGAAAAGCTGTCATTGAGTAAGACGAGTTTGCCGGAAGAGACTGAGATAGTGGTTTTGGAGGTTTAG
- a CDS encoding DMT family transporter: MAKSTKSRSLAYLALLGNALLWGLATPIVKKGYSQGLDPYLFLFGRMFVAFLFSLPLIAILKRSPGFAKSFTPKNLIKTIPLEILGTVITLVLLYEGLRLTTAVEASLITMALPIFITIGGLIFLKEIITTKEWFGLALALLGTFLLVIKPLLTQEINGDTLGNLLVLIQNLTAAAYYLLAKKHYQNQNKLAITHISFIIGSICFLVPFLVFNPTPISSMLALFSLTQPWPLLAILYMAIPGSILGLTLYLYGQDKIEASEASLFTYLQPAFAIPASILLLSESISLLELLATGIIITGVIIAEKH, from the coding sequence ATGGCAAAGTCGACTAAATCTAGATCTCTGGCTTATCTTGCTCTTCTGGGTAACGCTCTGCTTTGGGGTCTGGCTACTCCAATTGTCAAAAAGGGCTACTCTCAAGGCCTTGATCCATATCTCTTCCTCTTTGGCCGCATGTTTGTTGCCTTTCTTTTCTCTCTACCTCTAATAGCTATTCTTAAACGCTCTCCCGGGTTTGCCAAATCCTTCACCCCCAAAAACTTAATCAAAACCATTCCTCTTGAAATATTAGGCACTGTTATAACCCTAGTCCTCCTTTACGAAGGTCTCCGTCTCACCACTGCGGTCGAAGCGTCCCTAATTACCATGGCCCTACCCATTTTTATCACCATTGGCGGTCTGATTTTTTTAAAGGAAATCATCACCACCAAAGAGTGGTTTGGACTAGCCCTTGCCTTACTGGGCACTTTCCTTCTAGTTATCAAGCCACTACTAACTCAAGAAATTAACGGGGATACCCTAGGCAATCTACTTGTACTCATCCAAAACCTGACTGCAGCCGCCTACTATCTACTTGCCAAAAAACACTACCAAAATCAAAACAAACTTGCCATTACTCATATCAGCTTCATTATCGGTTCAATTTGCTTTTTAGTGCCCTTTTTAGTTTTTAATCCAACTCCCATCAGTTCCATGCTTGCCCTTTTTTCACTCACCCAACCCTGGCCACTACTCGCCATCCTCTATATGGCCATCCCCGGCTCTATCCTTGGCCTCACTCTCTACCTCTACGGCCAAGACAAAATCGAAGCCAGCGAAGCCTCTCTTTTTACCTACCTACAACCAGCTTTTGCCATCCCCGCCTCTATCCTCCTTCTCTCAGAATCAATCTCGCTGCTTGAGCTTCTAGCCACAGGTATCATCATCACCGGAGTTATCATTGCCGAAAAACATTAA
- a CDS encoding integrase core domain-containing protein: protein MKTLASSLTFDTSDVARFRLHVLEHYYKYGLVPTLDVFGVKKSTLYDWKKRFEVSGKKLNSLVPVSTKPKELRRMNTDWRLVELIKTMRKEYGNVGANILKPFVDALATDLNIPTISKTTITKIVKIRRLTFETKVKLKKKSKQPRLRTKRSPKVTSAGYVQLDCITLYINREKHLFVCCIDVFTKFALVRRVKSLSSQSAKQVLVTFEQLTSHSVHTVQTDNGSEFLGVFDRYLEDQGIKHIFTYPRSPRINGVVERLNRTVQKEFIKRSDEIYYNTKAFDEKLTKWLHWYNYQRPHYALKYLSPVQFINTQIPKSG from the coding sequence ATGAAAACACTAGCCAGTTCACTTACCTTTGATACTTCTGATGTAGCTCGCTTCCGGCTCCATGTTCTGGAGCACTACTACAAGTATGGTCTTGTTCCAACCCTGGATGTCTTTGGGGTCAAGAAGAGTACTCTGTACGACTGGAAGAAGCGCTTTGAAGTCTCTGGCAAGAAACTCAACAGTCTGGTACCTGTCTCCACCAAACCAAAAGAACTCAGGAGAATGAACACAGACTGGAGACTAGTGGAGTTGATCAAGACCATGAGAAAAGAATATGGAAACGTTGGTGCCAATATACTAAAACCCTTTGTAGATGCTTTGGCGACAGACCTAAATATCCCCACCATTAGCAAGACCACCATCACTAAGATCGTTAAGATACGAAGATTAACTTTTGAGACCAAAGTCAAGCTCAAAAAGAAGAGTAAACAACCACGGTTGCGAACCAAAAGGTCTCCTAAAGTCACTTCTGCAGGATACGTTCAACTGGATTGTATTACCCTTTACATTAATCGCGAAAAACATTTGTTTGTGTGCTGTATTGATGTCTTTACTAAGTTTGCTTTAGTGAGACGAGTTAAGTCCTTGTCGTCTCAATCAGCCAAACAAGTCTTGGTGACTTTTGAACAACTAACCAGTCACTCTGTCCACACTGTGCAAACAGACAATGGTAGTGAGTTTCTTGGAGTGTTTGACAGATATCTCGAAGACCAAGGTATCAAACACATCTTTACTTACCCCAGGTCTCCCAGAATCAATGGAGTGGTGGAGAGACTCAACAGAACTGTCCAAAAAGAGTTCATTAAAAGAAGTGATGAGATTTACTACAATACCAAAGCCTTTGATGAAAAGCTGACAAAATGGTTACATTGGTACAATTACCAAAGACCACACTACGCACTTAAATATTTATCACCCGTTCAATTCATTAACACTCAGATTCCGAAAAGTGGGTGA
- a CDS encoding PCRF domain-containing protein, with the protein MDHQLDYLQKQIDQLDQQIADNQKLLQDPTLKDLASTEITSLTEQKQSLLQALTELKNSLNQKQNSPTSNYDNSPATIEIKGAAGGDEAKIFAQDLQEMYTRFANSLGFKVESIDDGIIKISGKANPPWKLGPYATFKHEAGVHRVQRVPKTESQGRIHTSTATVAVLPQIKPSEVVIKESDLEWQFSRAGGPGGQNVNKVSTAVRLTYKPTGEVISVREERYQQRNRDIALELLRQRLWQREQDEKQKQLETTRSQAVGSGQRAEKIRTYNFPQNRVTDHRLNQSWHDLDLVIQGKLDKIITTLHQQPLES; encoded by the coding sequence ATGGACCACCAACTTGACTATCTCCAGAAACAAATTGATCAACTTGATCAGCAAATTGCCGATAACCAAAAACTTCTCCAAGACCCCACCCTCAAGGATCTGGCCTCAACTGAAATAACATCTCTAACTGAACAAAAGCAGTCTTTACTCCAAGCTCTAACAGAGCTAAAAAATAGTCTTAATCAAAAACAAAACTCCCCCACCTCAAACTATGACAACAGTCCCGCCACCATTGAAATTAAAGGCGCCGCTGGTGGAGATGAGGCCAAAATCTTTGCCCAAGATCTCCAAGAAATGTACACTCGTTTTGCCAACTCCTTAGGCTTCAAAGTCGAATCCATTGACGACGGTATCATCAAGATCTCCGGTAAAGCCAACCCTCCTTGGAAATTAGGCCCTTACGCCACCTTTAAACACGAGGCAGGTGTTCATCGAGTTCAACGTGTTCCCAAAACCGAGTCCCAAGGCCGTATCCACACCTCTACCGCTACCGTCGCCGTTTTACCCCAAATCAAACCATCAGAGGTTGTCATCAAGGAGTCCGATCTAGAATGGCAATTTAGCCGAGCTGGCGGCCCAGGCGGCCAGAATGTCAACAAAGTCAGTACAGCTGTTAGACTAACCTACAAACCAACCGGAGAAGTCATCTCAGTCCGTGAAGAACGTTACCAACAGCGCAACCGCGACATTGCCCTAGAACTTCTTCGTCAACGACTCTGGCAAAGAGAACAAGACGAAAAACAAAAACAGCTTGAAACCACCAGATCCCAAGCCGTTGGTTCCGGTCAAAGAGCTGAAAAGATAAGAACCTACAACTTCCCCCAAAACCGAGTTACTGATCACCGTCTCAATCAATCCTGGCACGATCTTGATCTAGTCATCCAAGGCAAACTCGACAAAATCATCACCACCCTGCACCAACAACCACTCGAGTCGTAA
- a CDS encoding S1C family serine protease, which yields MKSFLMGLSVSVLVLFSAIGGAVADRVFVIKPLDYLLGEGIGGFHLPEKSNLVTQKILNEEGVVIDVADKASVGVVTVAVEREQRVIEPIESPFGFFGFGLDSGKTEVIEQDIGSGFVVEGGMVVTNKHVVSDTQASYKVIDYNDEEYVVEKIYRDPINDLAILQIAGGDKLKTLELGDSDSLKVGQFVIAIGTALGEFRHTVTTGVVSGLGRGIVAGDGFSDFEQLDNVIQTDAAINPGNSGGPLLNSAGQVIGVNVAVSSSGENIGFALPINVVRESLENFEATGRFSRPMLGVSYRMVSKDTAILNEVTEGAYVIDVMAGSSADEAGIKPGDIITEVDGQRVGEIRGGLANVINTKKVGDQVSVKLWREGEMREFAVILKEQVDQ from the coding sequence ATGAAGTCTTTTTTAATGGGTTTATCAGTTTCGGTATTGGTGTTGTTTAGCGCCATTGGCGGAGCAGTGGCTGATCGGGTGTTTGTGATCAAGCCTTTGGATTATTTACTTGGGGAGGGTATAGGTGGGTTTCATTTGCCAGAGAAGAGTAACTTGGTAACACAGAAGATCTTAAATGAGGAGGGAGTGGTAATTGATGTGGCTGATAAGGCATCGGTGGGTGTGGTGACAGTAGCCGTAGAGCGAGAGCAGCGGGTAATAGAGCCAATAGAGTCACCATTTGGTTTTTTTGGATTTGGGTTGGATAGTGGTAAGACTGAGGTGATTGAGCAGGATATTGGCTCTGGTTTCGTGGTTGAAGGGGGAATGGTGGTGACAAACAAGCATGTGGTATCGGACACGCAGGCTAGTTACAAGGTGATTGATTACAACGATGAAGAGTATGTGGTGGAGAAGATTTATCGTGATCCGATTAATGACTTGGCTATTTTGCAAATTGCCGGTGGGGATAAGCTGAAGACCTTGGAGTTGGGTGATTCTGATTCGCTTAAGGTGGGTCAGTTTGTGATTGCGATTGGTACGGCTTTGGGTGAGTTTAGACACACAGTGACAACTGGTGTGGTGTCTGGATTGGGCAGAGGAATTGTGGCAGGAGATGGTTTTAGTGACTTTGAACAGTTGGATAATGTGATTCAGACGGATGCGGCAATTAACCCAGGTAATTCTGGTGGCCCGTTGCTTAACTCAGCGGGTCAGGTGATTGGTGTAAATGTGGCAGTATCAAGTAGCGGTGAGAATATTGGTTTTGCTCTGCCTATTAACGTAGTTAGAGAAAGCTTGGAGAATTTTGAGGCGACGGGTAGATTTAGTCGACCAATGCTGGGGGTGAGTTACAGAATGGTTAGTAAGGATACAGCGATTCTTAATGAGGTGACTGAGGGTGCTTATGTAATTGACGTGATGGCTGGTTCAAGTGCTGATGAAGCTGGAATTAAGCCTGGCGATATCATCACCGAGGTAGATGGACAAAGGGTGGGGGAGATTAGGGGAGGATTGGCTAATGTGATTAATACCAAGAAGGTAGGAGATCAGGTAAGTGTGAAACTGTGGAGAGAGGGTGAGATGAGGGAGTTTGCGGTAATACTAAAGGAACAGGTTGATCAATAG